The genomic window CAAGATAGGATTTTGAGGCAAACAAATGTCTGACTAAATAAAAATTATAATCATTATGATAAAAAATCAGTTGTATATTACTTAGCAAAGTTAATTTTATTACCTGAAATAGCAATAGATTTACTAATAATCTTTAAGAAAATTATGCAGAAATCAACTTCAATGAGACAATCTGACCTAATCTTCTCAACCCAAAGGAAGACATGAACGATCGCACAAAGGCTCTCCAGGCTCTCGCGGCTGAACGTTGGCGAGTATCCCTGATTCTCAGTGGAGCCATGATGTTTATTTACTTTGGCTTTATCTTGCTAATCGCGTTCAATAAGCCCCTGCTGGGGTCATTAGTAGTTCCTGGCCTCAGTCTGGGAATTTTACTGGGGGCGCTGGTAATTGTCTCAGCATGGGTATTAATTTTTATCTACGTGCGTTGGGCAAATAGCAGTTATGACGACCAAATCGCAAGGCTGACACGCAAGTGAATTAGCTATGAGCAATTTCTAGTCCAAAATCCAAAATACTAAACCAAAAAAGCATGAATAGTGTGTGGTTCGATCTGCCACTAGCGGCGGATATTACCAGTCTTGGTAAGTTTAACCCGTTGGCGATCGCTTTCTTCTTTGTGTTTGTTGCCAGTTCTTTAGGCATTACCTATTGGGCGGCGAAGCTCACCAAAAATACGGCCCAATTCTATACAGCTGGCGGTAATATCAGCGGTTTCCAAAATGGGCTGGCCCTAGCAGGAGACTTTATGAGTGCAGCTAGCTTTTTAGGTATCGCTGGGCTGGTGGCACTCAACGGCTTTGACGGCTTAATTTATTCTATCGGCTTCTTAGTGGGCTGGCCGATTGTCATGTTCCTAATTGCCGAACCACTACGAAACTTAGGTAAATACACCTTTGCTGATGTAGTGGCTTATCGCTTGCAGCAAAAACCTGTACGTATCGCATCTGCAATTGGAACGCTGGTAGTAATTAGCTTTTACTTAATAGCCCAGATGGTAGGGGCTGGGGAGCTTATCAAACTGCTGTTTGGCTTTCATTATGAATTAGCTGTGGTGATCGTCGGTTGCGTGATGATGGCCTATGTGATTTTTGGCGGGATGATTGCCACCACTTGGGTACAAATTATCAAAGCAGTTCTGTTGCTTGGCGGAACTATCTTGCTAGCTATCTTGGTACTGGCACGATTTGGTTTTAACCCGATCGCTCTTTTCGCCGCAGCCGCAGATAAGTATCCAGGTGTATTAGCTCCGGGCAAACAGGTTTCTGATCCCTTTGATGCTATCTCCTTGGGGATGTCGTTGATGTTTGGCACCGCTGGACTACCCCACATCCTGATGCGTTTTTACACAGTACCCGACGCCAAAGCAGCGCGGCTCTCTGTTACCTATGCTACAGCTATTATTGGCGTTTTTTATCTCCTTACCTTCATCCTGGGCTTTGGAGCGATGGTGCTAGTAGGTCAAGATGCGATCAAGCAAATTGGGACTGGTGGTAACATGGCTGCACCGATGTTGGCAGAATTTCTCGGTGGTGATGCTTTCTTAGGCTTTATTTCCGCTGTTTCCTTTGCGACGATTTTGGCGGTTGTGGCTGGGTTGACACTCTCAGGAGCCGCTGCACTGTCTCATGATTTGTGGGTGAACGTGGTGCGATCTGGTCATGCTGACGAGTCAGAACAGCTAAAGGTAGCTCGTGGTGCGACAATGGTTTTGGGGTTAGTGGCAATAATTCTGGGTATTTTGTTTAAAGGACAAAACGTCGCTTATATGGTAGGTTTAGCATTTGCGATCGCTGCTAGTGCAAACTTCCCAGCCTTGCTCTTATCAATGCTTTGGCGACGCTTTACCACCAACGGGGCGGTTGCGAGTATGTTAGTGGGTACCTTCTCCTCGTTACTGCTGATTTATTTGTCACCTACTATTCAGGTAACAATTCTCAAGCACACTTCTGCACCCTTTGGGCTAAAAAATCCTGGATTAATTACTATTCCCCTATCGTTTCTAGTGGCGATTGTCGTTTCCCTATTGACTACTGAACAGCAGGCACAGGAAAAATTTGCCGAAGTTGAGGATCGCATCCACATTGGTTCTGGGATGTGATTTTGTCAACGTACTAACAAGGCAAATTCTATGAGACTGTTGGTCAATTGACAAGCGGTTTAACCCCCCACCCCTAAAACTTTAGTTTTGCGTTGCTTTCCCGCCCTACAATAAATTGATTGCTCATAGCTAAAGTGCGTTGAAACGCACTAAAATTCCAGAAATTTCAGATGGATTGGGGCTGATGGGTTAGACCCCCGATCAATTCGCCAACAGTCTGATGGAATTCGCGGCTACACAAACAAGAGCTACACCTGCGTAAGAGAAAATTAAGGTTTTTTAACCCACCTCCGTGGGTTTTACCTGTTTAGACGCGGTTTCTAATCGCCTTTTTGCTTATACCAATTCTCCATGAAGATGCACGTAATAATTATTAAACGAACCGCCAAGGACGCCAAGGACACCAAGGAAGAGATGAGTTAAGAATTAGTTGGTGCAAGTTGAGAGAGAATTGGTATTACCGTCCAAGTTCTTTGATGTTTTTCGTCACTTGTTGGTATAAGTCGTTGTTACCCTGACTTTGAAAAATGCTTGCTGCTTGTTCTAAGTCCTTGAGTGCCCCCTGCTTGTCTCCATTGGTGGCGCGAGCATTTCCTCGGTTATTGTAGGCAGGGGCAAAGTTAGGATTAAGGCGAATGGCTTGATTGTAATCTTCAATCGCTCCCTGTGGATCTCCAGCAGCACGGGCATTTCCGCGGTTATTGTAGGCGATCGCATATTTTGGATCGAGGAGAATAGCTTGGTCAAAATCATCTAGCGCCCCTTTTTTGTCTCCAGTGGTGGCGTGGGCATTCCCCCGGTTATTGTAGGCTTCGGCATAGTTGGGATTAAGGCGAATCGCTTCACTGTAATCTTTAACTGCTTCTCTGTTGTTTCCTAGTGAGGCGCGGGCATTCCCTAAGTTATTGTAGGCTTCGGCGTCGTTAGGGTTGATGCTAAGTGCTTGATTGTAATCTGCGATCGCTTTCTCCTTGTCTCCTAAATCAAAGTAGACTAATCCCCGGCCGTTGTAGGCAGCACCATATTGAGAATTTTGATTAATTGCCTTGTCATAGGAAGCGATCGCAGCTTGTAAGTCGCCATTTAAATGCTGATTCTTTCCCTGAATATAGAATTCCCCACCAATAGAAGTTGTAGCTGAACGACGGCTAGGTTGACTGACTCCTATTTCTGTCACCAATACATTGTCATTCTTACTACAAGAAACACTACTAATTGCGGTCAATGTAGTAAAAATAGCTATGGTAAATACTTGATTTACCCTTGTTCGCTTTTGCCTAAATAAACGCCGTCTCATAAGTTAATATAAACTGCCATAACACCTGAACGAAATTAGTACTGAAATCTAGATTTTAATTCTTTAACTCAATAATTATTCTAACTTTTGATATACATTTAAAGTCAATTGACAAATTTCCCTGATATTTTACCGATTTATAAGAGAAGGTAGTTCTTGCTGGAGGAAATAATTATGAAACTTCAAGATTTATCCTTCACAATAACTCTATAAATTTTGGTATTTGTAGCCTGATGAACAATTTACTCATCCTCAGTTTCACTCGCTTGAGTTTTGTGAGTTAGCCTCCAAGAGGTGGTTTTGTCAATATCTACAGACAGTTGTTCCAGATTTTGCCCTAAATCTTTTTGGAGTTTCTGAGTTAGTGTGATTGGAAAATCTAAATTAATACCTTGAGTTTGTGCTAGTCTGGCCAATTCTGTAAATGCAGCTTTGACTGTAGTCCGCTCATAACTAGTCAGCTTATAATCAGAAGTTTCCGATATATTCTGAGCCTGCATGGCTTTTTTTATACGTTCTTGCAAATGCTCAAATTCTGAATTCAACAACTTCCATTGCTGCTCAAGTTGCGAGTATCTGGTACTTAGTGATATTAAGTCTTCCGTTGTGGGTTCGGGGCTGGCTTGGGCTTGTAATCCTAGCAAATTTAAGTGGATTTGAGCAAGATAAATACAATCTAAGTAAGCATACTCGATCTGTTCTTCAGTCAGGGGACGTTTTCCCCAATCGCTTTCTTGTTCTTGTTTGTCGATATTGTTAAAGCTACAAAGTGCTGTAGCTATGGTTTTGAGTTGGTAGTTGGGTAATGGCAAAAGATAGTAGGGAATTTTTTTTGCCATTTCCAAAGTGCAAGTAATATTTTTGGCTTTCCTGTTACCGAGAAGCTTTAGATCATAACTGGCGTTGTGAAAAACTTTTTCAATGGCAGAATTTATCATAATTTCTTCAATAAATTCAGCTATAATATTAGGCTGTTCTAGAACATCAAAAAGGTAGACGCGATCGCCACTCATATCTTGAGGATTATCTAATACCTGAATCAGCGATAGTCGGGGATTACGACTTTTATAGTCAGCTACTTCTGTATCTATCCACAACGTTTTAGCGTTGGTATATTCAGCAACAATGGCACTAATTTCGCGGGCGGAAGTAAGGTACGGCATTGGCTAATCTTTCCTGATATTTGGGGCATTTTAAGCAAGCCATAGTTTTATAAAGTAACATTTTGTTGGTAATTTTGCTGGTATAGTATTGCAAAAACGCTAAAGTTTTGAGCTGCTTAAGCGTAGACATCGCCAAACTTGCCTCAAATCTGATAACATCGAGTCACCACTGTAAGGCTGCATAGTCTACTCTCAAAAAAAGCTCTTTAGCATCTACGTTAAATTGACAGAGAGCCACAGACTCTATGCACTATACTGGTTACCAGCCGTCAGGAAAATTGAATTGGCGCTTCTCAAAAATGGCTGCAAAATCTTAGCCTGAAGAAATCGTCCAAGTTTTAATTTTCAGTAACCTGAGTGCTTGCTTGGGCACTTTTGCTACTTCACCTTTAATTGCTTTTTAACATCTGCTCCTCACCATGACACACACCTCAATTAATCGCTTCAAGTACTCAATTCGGAGATAGATAATGAAAAAGCTAATTCTATTACTAGTTAGTAGCATTTTGGTAGTTGGTACTTTTGGCTGCCAAGAGGCTCCTAAAACTGGTTCTGAAACTCCTAGCACTACTAATGAAGCCGCTCAAGCACCAGCCAAACCAGCTTCCCAGACAACTCAAACTGCCAAAAGTCCCGGAACAGAAACGACTCCTTTAGCAGCTAGTACAGATACTAAAGTTAAAACCGGTTCTGAAAAAACGGCAGCAACAAAAGTTAAGAGCGATTTAAAAACTGAAGTTAGCACAAAGTTGAACAAAGGCTTACCAGGCAATAAGTTACAAGTTGAAAACAAGGAGGGTGAAATTATCCTCAAAGGCACAGCGACTTCTGCTGAAGAACTCAAGAAGGCTGAAACTTTGGCTAAGGAAGTTCAAGGTGTAAAGACAGTGAAAGTAGAAGCAAAAGTTGATGCTGTGAAAAAGCCATAAAAGAATAACTGAAGCTCTCAGTTAACATCGCCATAAAAGCCAAACAGAGACTTACATCTGTGTAAGTCTCTGTTTTTTACTTACTTAAATAAAAGTAAGGAATAGGTAGATAAAAAAGACATAACAATGGTTTCAGTCCATTTGAGTAGACTTCAGTTTAGCTATGATTTATTTTTAGAAATATCTTAAAATATCCAAGATGTAATTGGAGCAAAAATTTATTAATCTAAGTTTTTTCATGCACTGCGTGCCGCCAGCTTATCTATCTAGCGCTCTAAGTCTAGTCCTACCAAATCGGTTTCGGTAATTGTAATATGTGGAGTTATAATTCTATATTTTCATCTTTCAACTTCCATTATTTGAACCTCGATAAATTCGCTCCATCTGCTCTGGAGAAAGACGTTTCATTGGAAACCACTCAAATGGAGAAACAGACCGTTTCTCATAAGATTGAGCATCATCCAGCTGATTTTGAGGGGAATGCGCTACTACATTGGTATTTGGAAATTGACCCCTGAGCGACTCATCTATTTCTAATTCTGGAACCTGAGTTTGAGGCAAAACATAAGCGTGCTTCTGGGGATCGTATGCGTAAACTTCTCCTGTTTCAATGTGATAAATCCAAGCATAAATGCTGAGTTCTCCCTGATAGAGCTTAGAGTGAATCACTGGATACGTCCGCAAATTCTCAATTTGAGTAAGAACATTTTCGGCAATCATAATTTCTAGCAGTTCTTCTGCGTCGTAGTGACTATAGTGGTCTAGAACTAGCCTTCGAGTTGCCTCTGCATATTTAAGCCAATCATGTACGAGCGGCATTTCATCGCTGAGGCTGTGTAACTTCATTAGTCCTTTCATTGCGCCGCAATGAGAGTGACCACAAATAATAATTTGGCGAATATCTAAAGCTTGAACAGCATATTCAATTGTCGCACCTTCACCGCCATTACTTGCCCCATATGGTGGAATGATGTTGCCTGCATTGCGAATGACAAATAATTCACCAACTTGGGCTTGTGTAATTAGATTTGGATCAAGACGCGAATCAGAACAGGTAATAAACAATACCCTGGGCTTTTGACCATGTGAAAGTTGCTCAAACAATTGTTGATGTGTTGAAAAATAGCTAGATTTGAATTCGCGCAGACCTTTAATTAATCTCTTCATTACTAAGTTCTACAAATATTTGGGGGTTAAGAGCTAAATCACAGACAGCAGATTGAGGTATAAAGAGGGATTTCTTTCTACGCTTTGACAATTGTAAAGATTACTATATTATAAGTTCCTTTGGTGCTTTTAATATCCTTTGGCATTTGGTTGAGTTGCTTTTTTCCCTTGCTCCTCTCTGTTCCTTAACAGGTTATGTTACTGTGTGAAAACGCCTAGAGCGTGTTTTCACACTCGTTATATCCTGAAATAAAGATGCGATCGCCTTGCGGTAAGCCCTTCAGGTAAGCCAGTCGCTCAAGTGGCGTGGAAACCCCCTGTTGCCGCAGTGGTGGCTCCTCAAGACTACGCTGGCTTCCTGCAACGCGTCTACAATGATCCCCAATTCTCCTCCCTACCCTCTTGCCAATTTTTAATTAGTTGATACACTTGTTCTTCATTAGCCCAGTGAACCAGCGCCTATGGTACACATCAAGCGCGTGGAACTTACCAACTTCAAATCCTTCGGTGGCACTACCTCAGTCCCTTTGCTACCGGGGTGTACTGTCATATCTGGGCCAAATGGTTCCGGTAAATCTAATATTCTAGATGCCCTGCTATTTTGCCTTGGACTCTCTAGTTCTAAGGGAATGCGAGCCGATCGCCTCCCAGATTTGGTCAATAACACTCAAACGTCTAAAGGACGCGCTTCTATTGAAGCTAGCGTCACTGTGACGTTTGATTTGTCGGGGGAGGATATCTCACCCAAAGCGACAAAAGCTCAAAATGAGGAAGTTGAGGAAGAAAATCCAAAATCCAAAATCGTTCGACTGAGAGAAGCCGAAGTCCAAAATCCAAAATTGGGAGAGTGGAGTGTTACTAGAAGGCTGCGGGTTACTCACCAAGGGTCTTATACGTCAAATTACTATATCAATGGTGTATCTTGCACGCTGACGGAATTACATGAAGAACTAAGTAACCTGCGGGTTTATCCCGAAGGCTACAACGTCGTACTGCAAGGAGATGTCACCAGCATTATCTCGATGAATGCGCGGGAACGGCGGGAAATTATTGATGAATTGGCGGGGGTGGCGGCGTTCGATCGCAAAATTATCCAAGCCAAATCAACTTTAGACGAGGTGAAAGAAAAGGAAGATAGCTGTCGGATTATTGAGACGGAATTAACTGCACAGCGCGATCGCCTTTCCCAAGATCGGGCTAAAGCTGAGAAATATCAAAAACTCCGCACAGAATTTCTAGCTAAACAATCCTGGGAAGCTGTTTTATCATGGCGATCGCTACAAGCACAACAAGAAAAGTTAGTTAACGAAATTCAAACAGGCGATCGCAATTCTGGTGAACTCACTACCCAACTCACCAACCTAAATTCTGAAATCGTTCAAAAAACTGCTGAACTTGAACAACTCAATGCCCATGTGAAAGCATTGGGAGAAGATGAACTTTTGGCGGTACAATCTACCCTCGCCACCCAAGAAGCAGAACGAAAACAACTCCAGCGTCAGCTAACGGAATTAGAAACAGCAACCCAGGAAACTGCCAAACGTCTGGCTCAAACTCAGCAAGAGATTCAAAAACACCGTCATTCCCTAGAAGAAATTGCCGAAACACAGATTGTAGAGACGCGATTCATCGCGTCTTCCCAACACCAAAGAAATGAAGCGCAACAAGCTTTAGAAACCTCCCGTGAAGCCGCCGCAGAAATCGCCTCGGCTTCAGAAGCGTGGGTGCAGCAACAAACAGCATTCAACCGTCAAATTGAAACTTTGCTGCAAACTCTAGAACCGCAACGCACCGAAAAAGCACAACTCACTGAACGCAATAATCAGTTACAGCAACTAATTTCCGAACAAACCCTGTTAATTGAACGCGACGAACCCCAATTAGCCCAAAAACAAGCTGAATGCAGTCGAGTTGAAACAGAATTTAACGCCTCTAGTGAACCCATCCAAAATTTAGCTGAAAATCTCTCAGCCACAGAACAAGAATTGCAAATCCAACAGGAAACCCAAAAGCGGTTACTTTTTGAACAACGAGAAAAACAACGCCAGTTGGATAAAATAGAAGCGCAAACGCAAGCACAGCAAGAAGTCCAAGGAACCCAAGCTAGTAAAGTCATTTTACAATCGGGAATGCCTGGACTTTGTGGCTTAGTTGTGCAGTTAGGAAAGGTGGAACCCCGCCATCAGCTAGCTTTGGAAATGGCCGGCGGTGGACGCTTGGGACATATTGTGGTGGAAGATGACACTATCGCCGCAGCAGGTATTGAATTGCTCAAACAAAAACGTGCAGGAAGGGCGACTTTTTTACCACTGAATAAAATTCACGCGGCCAAATTTACTCAAGATGCAACGCTGCGTTTTGCTAACGGTTTCGTTAATTATGCTGTTAACTTAGTCGATTGCGATCGCCGTTACAAAGATGTATTTAGCTATGTTTTCGGTAACACGGTAGTATTTGCCAACCTTGAGGCGGCGCGGAAAAATTTAGGGCTATATCGCATCGTCACCTTAGATGGGGAATTGTTAGAAACCAGCGGTGCGATGACTGGTGGTAGTAACACCCAACGTTCAGCCTTACGTTTTGGCAATGCAGAAGCGGCGGAATCTGATGAAGCGATCGCTTTAAGAAGTCGCTTGGTGGATATTGAACGGGTTTTAGAGCGTTGTACTGAGGCGATCGCTACTTTGTCAACCCGAACCAAAAAACTGACACAGGAACTCACAGAAGCCCGTCAGGCGCGGCGCGAACAGCAGTTGCAATTGGAACAGTTGCAGAAAGACATTAAGAGTTTAACAGCGCAATTAGAGGGGACGCGATCGCAACTCGCACAAAATAGCGAAAAGTTAGCCACTGCTCAATCCCGATTGGAAATTTTGGAGCGGGAATTACCGGGACAAGAAAATCAGTTGCAACAATTGCGACACGCTTTAGCAGAGTTGGAAGCATCTCAAACTCCCAGCGAATGGCAGCAAATCCAGGCGAGAATTAAAATTCAAGAGCAACAATTGCAACAACGGGAGACAGCATTACGCGAAGCTGAACAAAGATTAAAAAATTTAGAAAATCAGCAACAACGTTTGCAAGAAAAAAGCCAAGAAGCAGAGACACGAATCACCGAATACGAAACCCAACAAATCTCTTGTAGAGACGCGATTCATCGCGTCTTTACACAAATCACAACGATAGACGACCAAATCACCCAAACCCGTCTATCGTTGAGTCAAATGGAACAGAATTTGGGAGAAGAGAAACAAAAACGCGACGCTACAGAACAGGAAGTGCGATCGCACCTTTTGCGCCAACAACAATTGCAATGGGAAATAGAAAAACTTAAAGAAACCCAAGAGAAGCGGCGGGAGGAATTAGTTGCACTGCAAAGCCAGTTGCGGGATGTGGGAGCAGAATTACCAAATCCATTGCCGGAAGTTCCAGATCAGGTAGATTTGGAAGAATTGCAGAAAGAATTGCGATCGCTTACCAAACGCTTGCAAGCGATGGAACCCGTAAATATGCTGGCGTTGGAAGAGTACGAACGCACCCAAAACCGCCTTCAGGAACTGACGCAAAGGTTGCAAACCTTAGAAGGGGAACGCACCGAATTACTTTTGCGGATTGAAAACTTTACAACATTACGCCAACTTGCTTTTAAAGAAGCTTTCGATGCTGTCAACGAAAACTTTCAATCGATTTTCGCCATCCTTTCAGACGGTGACGGCTTCCTGCAACTGGAAAATCCTGAAGATCCCTTTAGCAGCGGACTAAATTTAGTCGCGCATCCCAAAGGTAAACCAGTACAGCGCCTAGCTTCCATGTCTGGGGGAGAAAAATCACTCACAGCCTTGAGCTTTATCTTTGCCCTCCAACGCTACCGCCCATCGCCCTTTTACGCCTTTGACGAAGTGGATATGTTCTTAGATGGGGCAAACGTAGAACGATTAGCTAGAATGATTAAGCAACAATCACAACAAGCGCAATTTATAGTTGTGAGTTTGCGTCGTCCGATGATAGAATCAGCCGAACGCACAATCGGCGTTACTCAAGCACGAGGAGCTTACACTCAAGTTTTGGGGATTAAGTTACAATCATCCAATACATCTGCTTGAGTTTTTGTTAATAATAGTGTATAGACAAACCGGATTCGAGATCAGGACTCGGTATAGAATGACCTCTGAACAGATAATTAGGCGTTCCGACATATTAAATACCCAGGTGATTACCCGCGACAACGGCAAGCGGCTAGGCATCGTCAGTCAAGTCTGGGTTGATATTGATCAACGAGAGGTTGTGGCTCTTGGTTTGCGAGACAGCCTGATCTCTATTTCGGGCATACCGCGCTACATGTACCTCAACAATATCAACCAGATTGGTGATGTCATCCTGGTTGATAACGAAGATGTAATTGAAGATATCGAAGTTGAATCTCTCAGTAATCTGATTAACTGGGAAGTAATTACAGAAACAGGTGAAGTATTAGGCAAAGTTCGGGGTTTTAAGTTCAACGCCGAAACCGGGAAGCTTAACTCCATAGTCATCGCTTCTTTAGGATTGCCCCAAATTCCCGACCAATTTTTGAGTACTTACGAGTTCTCAGTCGATGAAATTGTCAGCACCGGCCCCAATCGGTTGATTGTGTTTGAGGGAGCCGAAGAACGGGTAAACCAGTTGACAACTGGTTTGCTAGAGCGCCTGGGTATCGGCAAAGCGCCGTGGCAGAGGGATGCAGAAGAAGAATACGGTTATACTCCACCACGCACAATTGCAGCACCCAATCAACTGCCCAGTGGAGTGCCATTGCAGCCACCCAAGCAGAGAGTTCGTGCCCCTGAACCCGTAGCGCGGGAAGAGGAATGGACAGAAGACTATGTGGAAGAGCAAAGGCCACAGCGTCAGGTAATGAAGGCGCGGCAGTATGAATCTATTCAATACGAAGAAGACGAGGAAGAAGATAACTGGAGTGAGGCAACGGGCAACGACAGGTATCAACAACCGCAACCGCTAAAGTATGAAGCCCAGCCCTACAGCAAGCCATACGTTGACGAATACGATGATTATGACGACGTAGAGGGCGATGCTTGGGAAGATGCGCCGAAGCCCGTGAATATTCCTAAGAAAGTCAAAGAAAGACAGCCAGAATACGAAGAAGAAGAAGGATATTAGGCTAGCCCCACCCCTAACCCTCTCCTCGCAACCGAGGAGGGGGCTTTTTTTTTATGAACAAAAGCAAAACAAAACGCACCGTCTAAACTCCACCACAGGGATTATGACAGGTTAAGGGAGCTTGTAGTTAGCACTTTAGTGGAATGGCACTCAATCCCAGCAATCAAGTCAGGGGCAAGTCAATTAATTTTGGATTTTAACTCCTTTAAAATCTCGTTTCCAGCTTCTGGCTGGAAATGCTCTTTCATTGCGGCTCTGCCGCTAGTCTTGAGGCGGAGCCTCTCATTAGGCATTCCCAGTCAAAGACTCTTGACGAGACAATCTCTAAAAGCTGTTTCTAGTCAAGCTTTTACCTTACAGCAGAATTCAGGTATTTGAACCACATCTGTCGTAGGGGCGCAAGGCCTTGCGCCCCTACCGCGTGGTCTATTTACCTGAAAATAGCTGTAAGTTGACACGTATGGGCATTGCCATGCCCCTACGAGAAATCTATCTGTATCAGGGTTTTCGTGAATTGGTATAAGAAAGCGTGAATTTTGCGGAAAGTCTGTAGCAAGATCCGGCAAAGTGCGCCGATTTCCGGCGATAGCGCAGCGTAAAGCCTGCGGCATGGCAACTCTTAGAGAGGCTGCGCCAACGCTTAGAGCGAGTCTACATACCCCACTCTTAAGCAAGCTAGCAAGAGCGTCTCGTAGAAAAGCGACAGGACTATTTTGTTAATGCTGCATTCGTAGTTGGAGAGAGTACCCTCTAGGGTACTGTTAACCTCCAAGTAGTCATACTACGATGTAAACAAGTAATCAAGCGGTTAATTTATAGATTTAAGTAAGTGATTAATCATGGTTTCAATAGATGAATCACCCCTGCCTAATATTTTGGGATTTTTATCATTAGCTAGCTATATAGTCACATTAATTCCCACAATTCTAAGAATTCTTTTTCCGCAAACTAAAGAGACTGGAATTCCTCAATGGCTGCTAAAACGCCGCCGGATCATCGGTATTATTGCTTTCTTTTTGGCTTTAGGTCATGGTTTCCTAATGGTTCAAAAGAGAAACTTTGATTTTTTGGACATCAAGACATTTTGGATATATATCCAGGGTATAAGCACTTTCATAATTTTTACACTTCTGTCTATAACTTCTAATAATTGGAGTGTAAAAAAACTGAAAAAGAACTGGAAGCAATTACATAAACTCACTTATGTAGCTATGGTTCTTTTGATTTGGCATATCTGGGACAAGATGTCAGGTCATTGGACGTATTTAACACCGATTAGCCTTGTTGCTACTACCATAATCACAGTTTTATTTCTCATCCGACTTTGGATTGAACACCAGGGTAAGCAACAAAAAAATGCAAATAAAGTAACGAAAGCAGATTTAGCAGAAAAAAGCACTAGTACAACATGGCGGAAGTAACTAATTAGTTAAAAAAGCTAAAACAAGCTTTCTTTTCTTCTGGCTTCTGTTTTCTTGGACTATTTCGTTGCTCAAATTGTGTAAATGGAGAGTCGCTCTGTAGTGTCAAACCCAATTGTTAAGAAAATTACAGTAGTACTGGCAATTACATCTACAGCAACCTTGGTTGGGTTTAGCTCTTATCGTTTACTAT from Nostoc sp. UHCC 0926 includes these protein-coding regions:
- a CDS encoding ferric reductase-like transmembrane domain-containing protein, whose protein sequence is MVSIDESPLPNILGFLSLASYIVTLIPTILRILFPQTKETGIPQWLLKRRRIIGIIAFFLALGHGFLMVQKRNFDFLDIKTFWIYIQGISTFIIFTLLSITSNNWSVKKLKKNWKQLHKLTYVAMVLLIWHIWDKMSGHWTYLTPISLVATTIITVLFLIRLWIEHQGKQQKNANKVTKADLAEKSTSTTWRK
- a CDS encoding PRC-barrel domain-containing protein; its protein translation is MTSEQIIRRSDILNTQVITRDNGKRLGIVSQVWVDIDQREVVALGLRDSLISISGIPRYMYLNNINQIGDVILVDNEDVIEDIEVESLSNLINWEVITETGEVLGKVRGFKFNAETGKLNSIVIASLGLPQIPDQFLSTYEFSVDEIVSTGPNRLIVFEGAEERVNQLTTGLLERLGIGKAPWQRDAEEEYGYTPPRTIAAPNQLPSGVPLQPPKQRVRAPEPVAREEEWTEDYVEEQRPQRQVMKARQYESIQYEEDEEEDNWSEATGNDRYQQPQPLKYEAQPYSKPYVDEYDDYDDVEGDAWEDAPKPVNIPKKVKERQPEYEEEEGY
- the smc gene encoding chromosome segregation protein SMC, translated to MVHIKRVELTNFKSFGGTTSVPLLPGCTVISGPNGSGKSNILDALLFCLGLSSSKGMRADRLPDLVNNTQTSKGRASIEASVTVTFDLSGEDISPKATKAQNEEVEEENPKSKIVRLREAEVQNPKLGEWSVTRRLRVTHQGSYTSNYYINGVSCTLTELHEELSNLRVYPEGYNVVLQGDVTSIISMNARERREIIDELAGVAAFDRKIIQAKSTLDEVKEKEDSCRIIETELTAQRDRLSQDRAKAEKYQKLRTEFLAKQSWEAVLSWRSLQAQQEKLVNEIQTGDRNSGELTTQLTNLNSEIVQKTAELEQLNAHVKALGEDELLAVQSTLATQEAERKQLQRQLTELETATQETAKRLAQTQQEIQKHRHSLEEIAETQIVETRFIASSQHQRNEAQQALETSREAAAEIASASEAWVQQQTAFNRQIETLLQTLEPQRTEKAQLTERNNQLQQLISEQTLLIERDEPQLAQKQAECSRVETEFNASSEPIQNLAENLSATEQELQIQQETQKRLLFEQREKQRQLDKIEAQTQAQQEVQGTQASKVILQSGMPGLCGLVVQLGKVEPRHQLALEMAGGGRLGHIVVEDDTIAAAGIELLKQKRAGRATFLPLNKIHAAKFTQDATLRFANGFVNYAVNLVDCDRRYKDVFSYVFGNTVVFANLEAARKNLGLYRIVTLDGELLETSGAMTGGSNTQRSALRFGNAEAAESDEAIALRSRLVDIERVLERCTEAIATLSTRTKKLTQELTEARQARREQQLQLEQLQKDIKSLTAQLEGTRSQLAQNSEKLATAQSRLEILERELPGQENQLQQLRHALAELEASQTPSEWQQIQARIKIQEQQLQQRETALREAEQRLKNLENQQQRLQEKSQEAETRITEYETQQISCRDAIHRVFTQITTIDDQITQTRLSLSQMEQNLGEEKQKRDATEQEVRSHLLRQQQLQWEIEKLKETQEKRREELVALQSQLRDVGAELPNPLPEVPDQVDLEELQKELRSLTKRLQAMEPVNMLALEEYERTQNRLQELTQRLQTLEGERTELLLRIENFTTLRQLAFKEAFDAVNENFQSIFAILSDGDGFLQLENPEDPFSSGLNLVAHPKGKPVQRLASMSGGEKSLTALSFIFALQRYRPSPFYAFDEVDMFLDGANVERLARMIKQQSQQAQFIVVSLRRPMIESAERTIGVTQARGAYTQVLGIKLQSSNTSA